The Ranitomeya imitator isolate aRanImi1 chromosome 3, aRanImi1.pri, whole genome shotgun sequence genome has a window encoding:
- the LOC138671522 gene encoding high mobility group nucleosome-binding domain-containing protein 5-like encodes MYASKPTDDVGVKKDLASLISDGQSFGSLADTPPLKESGRSSLTENTSFCEKSRAECGSVDARGNEELSVERGNEKLGLERGTEELGVEQSREELGEERGNKELGAERGNEELGVEQGNKKLGVDGGNEELGVERGTEELGVEQSKEELGMERGNKELGAERGNEELGVEQGNEELSVDGGNEELGVERGNEELGAERGNEKLGNEELGVERGKEELGVEQGNEELGVERGNEELGVEQGNEELGVERGNEKLGLERGTEELGVEQSKEELDMERGNEELGAERGNEELSADGGNEELGVKRGNEKLGVERGTEELGVEQSKEELGVERGNKELGVERGNEELGVERSNKKLGVERGNEELGAERVNEELGVEQSKEELGMERGNEELGAERGNEELGAERGNEELRVDGRNEELGVERGNEELGAERGNEKLGVE; translated from the exons ATGTACGCCTCTAAGCCAACAGATGATGTTGGGGTAAAGAAGGATCTGGCAAGTCTGATTTCTGACGGCCAATCTTTTGGTTCCCTGGCAGACACGCCACCACTAAAGGAGTCTGGCCGCAGCTCTCTCACAGAGAACACAAGCTTTTGT GAGAAATCCAGGGCTGAATGTGGAAGTGTTGATGCGAGAGGCAACGAGGAGCTGAgtgtggagcgaggcaatgagAAACTGGGTTTGGAGCGAGGTactgaggagctgggtgtggaacaAAGCAGGGAGGAGCTGGGTGAGGAGCGAGGCAACAAGGAGCTGGGTGCggagcgaggcaacgaggagctgggtgtggagcaagGCAATAAGAAGCTGGGTGTGGAtggaggcaacgaggagctgggtgtaGAGCGAGGCactgaggagctgggtgtggaacaAAGCAAGGAGGAGCTGGGTATGGAGCGAGGCAACAAGGAGCTGGGTGCggagcgaggcaacgaggagctgggtgtggagcaagGCAATGAGGAGCTGAGTGTGGAtggaggcaacgaggagctgggtgtggagcgaggcaacgaggagctgggtgcggagcgaggcaatgagaaactgg gcaacgaggagctgggtgtggaacgAGGCAAAGAGGAACTGGGTGTGGAGCAAGGCaatgaggagctgggtgtggagcgaggcaatgaggagctgggtgtggagcaaggcaacgaggagctgggtgtggagcgaggcaatgagAAACTGGGTTTGGAACGAGGCactgaggagctgggtgtggaacaaagcaaggaggagctggatatggagcgaggcaacgaggagctgggtgcggAGCGAGGCAATGAGGAGCTGAGTGCGGAtggaggcaacgaggagctgggtgtgaAGCGAGGCAATGAGAaactgggtgtggagcgaggcactgaggagctgggcgtggaacaaagcaaggaggagctgggtgtggagcgaggcaacaaggagctgggtgtggagcgaggcaacgaggagctgggtgtggagcgaagCAATAAgaagctgggtgtggagcgaggcaatgaggagctgggtgcggagcgagtcaacgaggagctgggtgtggaacaaagcaaggaggagctgggtatggagcgaggcaacgaggagctgggtgcggagcgaggcaacgaggagctgggtgcggAGCGAGGCAATGAGGAGCTGCGTGTGGATGGacgcaacgaggagctgggtgtggagcgaggcaatgaggagctgggtgcggagcgaggcaatgagaaactgggtgtggagtga
- the LOC138671524 gene encoding high mobility group nucleosome-binding domain-containing protein 5-like, with protein MERGNEELGMERGNEELGVERGNMKLGVERGNEELGVERGKEELGVEQGNEELGVERGNEKLGLERGTEELGVEQSKEKLDMERGNEELGVERGNEKLGVERGTEELSVEQSKEELGVERGNKELGVERGNEELRVDGRNEELGVERGNEELGAERGNEKLGNEELGVERGNKKRGVERGNEELGVERGNEDLGVERGNEKQGLERGTEELSVEQSKEELGMERGNEELGAERDNEELGAERGNEELCVNGGNEELGVERGNEKLGVEQGTEELGVEQSKEELGEERGNKELGAERGNEELGVEQGNKKLGVDGGNEELGVERGTEELGVEQSKEELGMERGNKELGAERGNEELGVEQGNEELSVDGGNEELGVERGNEELGAERGSEKLGVE; from the exons ATGGAGCGAGGCAATGAGGAGCTGGGTAtggagcgaggcaacgaggagctgggtgtggaacgAGGCAATATgaagctgggtgtggagcgaggcaacgaggagctgggtgtggagcgaggcaaagaggagctgggtgtggagcaaggcaacgaggagctgggtgtggagcgaggcaatgagAAACTGGGTTTGGAACGAGGCactgaggagctgggtgtggaacaAAGCAAGGAGAAGCTGGATAtggagcgag gcaacgaggagctgggtgtggagcgaggcaatgagaaactgggtgtggagcgaggcactGAGGAGCTGAGCGTGGAACAAAGCaaggaggagctgggtgtggagcgaggcaacaaggagctgggtgtggagcgaggcaatgagGAGCTGCGTGTGGATGGacgcaacgaggagctgggtgtggagcgaggcaatgaggagctgggtgcggagcgaggcaatgagaaactgg gcaacgaggagctgggtgtggagcgaggcaataaGAAGcggggtgtggagcgaggcaacgaggagctgggtgtggagcgaggcaacgaggatctgggtgtggagcgaggcaatgagAAACAGGGTTTGGAGCGAGGCACTGAGGAGCTGAGTGTGGAACAAAGCAAGGAGGAGCTGGGTATGGAGCGAGGCAATGAGGAGCTGGGTGCGGAGCGAGAcaacgaggagctgggtgcggAGCGAGGCAATGAGGAGCTGTGTGTGAAtggaggcaacgaggagctgggtgtggagcgaggcaatgagAAACTGGGTGTGGAGCAAGGCactgaggagctgggtgtggaacaAAGCAAGGAGGAGCTGGGTGAGGAGCGAGGCAACAAGGAGCTGGGTGCggagcgaggcaacgaggagctgggtgtggagcaagGCAATAAGAAGCTGGGTGTGGAtggaggcaacgaggagctgggtgtaGAGCGAGGCactgaggagctgggtgtggaacaAAGCAAGGAGGAGCTGGGTATGGAGCGAGGCAACAAGGAGCTGGGTGCggagcgaggcaacgaggagctgggtgtggagcaagGCAATGAGGAGCTGAGTGTGGAtggaggcaacgaggagctgggtgtggagcgaggcaacgaggagctgggtgcggAGCGAGGCAGTGAGAAACTGGGTGTGGAATGA
- the LOC138671525 gene encoding high mobility group nucleosome-binding domain-containing protein 5-like → MEQGNEELGAERGNEELGVERGNKKLGVDGRNEELGVERGNEELGAERGNEKLGNEELGVERGNEELGVERGNKKRGVERGNEELGVEQGNEDLGVERGNEKQGLERGTEELSVEQSKEELGMERGNEELGEERVNEELGAERGNEELCVNGGNEELGVERGNERLGVEQGTEELGVEQRKEELGVERGNKELGNEELGVERGNKKRGVERGNEELGVERGNEDLGVERGNKELGAERGNEELGVEQGNKKLGVDGGNEELGAERGNEKLGNEELGVERGNEELGVERGNKKRGVERGNEELGVEQGNEDLGVERGNEKQGLERGTEELSVEQSKEELGMERGNEELGEERVNEELGAERGNEELCVNGGNEELGVERGNERLGVEQGTEELGVEQRKEELGVERGNKELGTKELGVERGNKKRGVERGNEELGVERGNEDLGVERGNKELGAERGNEELGVEQGNKKLGVDGGNEELGVERGTEELGVEQSKEELGMERGNKELGAERGNEELGVEQGNEELSVDGGNEELGVERGNEELGAERGSEKLGVE, encoded by the exons atggagcaaggcaacgaggagctgggtgcggagcgaggcaacgaggagctgggtgtggagcgaggcaataaGAAGCTGGGTGTGGATGGacgcaacgaggagctgggtgtggagcgaggcaacgaggagctgggtgcggagcgaggcaatgagaaactgg gcaatgaggagctgggtgtggagcgaggcaacgaggagctgggtgtggagcgaggcaataaGAAGcggggtgtggagcgaggcaacgaggagctgggtgtggagcaagGCAACGAGGatctgggtgtggagcgaggcaatgagAAACAGGGTTTGGAGCGAGGCACTGAGGAGCTGAGTGTGGAACAAAGCAAGGAGGAGCTGGGTAtggagcgaggcaacgaggagctgggtgagGAGCGAGTcaacgaggagctgggtgcggAGCGAGGCAATGAGGAGCTGTGTGTGAAtggaggcaacgaggagctgggtgtggagcgaggcaatgagAGACTGGGTGTGGAGCAAGGCactgaggagctgggtgtggaacaaaggaaggaggagctgggtgtggagcgaggcaacaaggagctgg gcaacgaggagctgggtgtggagcgaggcaataaGAAGcggggtgtggagcgaggcaacgaggagctgggtgtggagcgaggcaacgaggatctgggtgtggagcgaggcaacaaggagctgggtgcggagcgaggcaacgaggagctgggtgtggagcaagGCAATAAGAAGCTGGGTGTGGAtggaggcaacgaggagctgggtgcggagcgaggcaatgagaaactgg gcaatgaggagctgggtgtggagcgaggcaacgaggagctgggtgtggagcgaggcaataaGAAGcggggtgtggagcgaggcaacgaggagctgggtgtggagcaagGCAACGAGGatctgggtgtggagcgaggcaatgagAAACAGGGTTTGGAGCGAGGCACTGAGGAGCTGAGTGTGGAACAAAGCAAGGAGGAGCTGGGTAtggagcgaggcaacgaggagctgggtgagGAGCGAGTcaacgaggagctgggtgcggAGCGAGGCAATGAGGAGCTGTGTGTGAAtggaggcaacgaggagctgggtgtggagcgaggcaatgagAGACTGGGTGTGGAGCAAGGCactgaggagctgggtgtggaacaaaggaaggaggagctgggtgtggagcgaggcaacaaggagctgg GCACgaaggagctgggtgtggagcgaggcaataaGAAGcggggtgtggagcgaggcaacgaggagctgggtgtggagcgaggcaacgaggatctgggtgtggagcgaggcaacaaggagctgggtgcggagcgaggcaacgaggagctgggtgtggagcaagGCAATAAGAAGCTGGGTGTGGAtggaggcaacgaggagctgggtgtaGAGCGAGGCactgaggagctgggtgtggaacaAAGCAAGGAGGAGCTGGGTATGGAGCGAGGCAACAAGGAGCTGGGTGCggagcgaggcaacgaggagctgggtgtggagcaagGCAATGAGGAGCTGAGTGTGGAtggaggcaacgaggagctgggtgtggagcgaggcaacgaggagctgggtgcggAGCGAGGCAGTGAGAAACTGGGTGTGGAGTGA